The Cynocephalus volans isolate mCynVol1 chromosome 2, mCynVol1.pri, whole genome shotgun sequence genome window below encodes:
- the HAND1 gene encoding heart- and neural crest derivatives-expressed protein 1: protein MNLVGSYAHHHHHHHHPHPAHPMLHEPFLFGPASRCHQERPYFQSWLLSPADAAPDFPAGGPPPTAAAAAAAYGPDARQGQSPGRLEALGGRLGRRKGSGPKKERRRTESINSAFAELRECIPNVPADTKLSKIKTLRLATSYIAYLMDVLAKDAQAGDPEAFKAELKKADGGRESKRKRELQQHEGFPPALGPGEKRIKGRTGWPQQVWALELNQ, encoded by the exons ATGAACCTCGTGGGCAGCTACgcacaccatcaccaccatcatcaccacccgCACCCCGCGCACCCCATGCTCCACGAGCCTTTCCTCTTCGGCCCAGCCTCGCGCTGTCACCAGGAGCGGCCCTACTTCCAGAGCTGGCTGCTGAGCCCAGCTGACGCTGCCCCGGACTTTCCTGCCGGGGGGCCACCACCCACAGCCGCTGCGGCCGCCGCCGCCTACGGTCCGGACGCTAGGCAAGGCCAGAGTCCCGGGCGGCTGGAAGCGCTCGGCGGCCGCCTGGGCCGGCGGAAAGGCTCAGGACCCAAGAAGGAACGGAGACGCACGGAGAGCATTAACAGCGCGTTCGCAGAACTGCGCGAGTGCATCCCCAACGTGCCCGCCGACACCAAGCTCTCCAAGATCAAGACTCTGCGCCTGGCCACCAGTTACATAGCCTACCTGATGGACGTGTTGGCCAAGGATGCACAGGCTGGCGACCCCGAGGCATTCAAGGCTGAACTCAAGAAGGCGGATGGCGGCCGCGAGagcaagaggaaaagagagcTG CAGCAGCATGAAGGCTTTCCTCCTGCCCTGGGCCCAGGCGAGAAGAGGATTAAAGGGCGCACAGGCTGGCCGCAGCAAGTCTGGGCGCTGGAATTGAATCAGTGA